In one Komagataeibacter sp. FNDCR2 genomic region, the following are encoded:
- the rfbB gene encoding dTDP-glucose 4,6-dehydratase — MRILLTGGCGFIGSAVIRHLIGTTRHSVLNVDCLTYAASPETVQGVRGDGRYIFSRTDITDTAGLERLFADFQPNAVMHLAAETHVDRSIDGPDVFIRTNITGTYSLLEAARKYWQTLGRAERDAFRFHHISTDEVFGALGPTDPPFTETTPYDPRSPYSASKAASDHLVRAWHHTFGLPTFVTNTTNNYGPWQFPEKLIPLTVINAIEGQELPLYGTGANIRDWLFVQDHARGLVQAMEQGRPGETYILGARQPRSNLEVVRTICRVLDELRPDPAGPRERLIRFVADRPGHDFRYEIDPSYTQERLGWTATHSFEDGIRRTIMWYLDNRHWWEAIRARRYAGHRLGQKNCAVIAEGTVNS, encoded by the coding sequence ATGCGTATTCTCCTGACCGGCGGGTGTGGTTTCATCGGTTCCGCGGTAATCCGGCATCTCATCGGCACGACCCGCCATAGCGTGCTCAATGTTGACTGTCTGACCTATGCGGCATCACCCGAAACGGTCCAGGGCGTCCGGGGGGACGGTCGTTACATATTTTCGCGCACGGATATTACGGATACGGCCGGTCTGGAGCGCCTGTTTGCTGATTTCCAGCCCAACGCCGTCATGCATCTCGCGGCCGAAACCCATGTGGATCGCTCCATAGACGGGCCGGATGTATTCATACGCACCAATATCACCGGCACCTACTCCCTTCTGGAGGCGGCACGCAAATACTGGCAGACGCTTGGCAGGGCGGAACGTGACGCCTTTCGCTTCCATCATATCTCCACCGATGAGGTATTCGGCGCCCTGGGCCCCACCGATCCGCCCTTTACCGAAACCACGCCCTACGACCCGCGCAGCCCCTATTCGGCCAGCAAGGCCGCGTCGGATCATCTGGTGCGGGCGTGGCATCATACCTTCGGGCTTCCCACCTTCGTTACCAATACGACCAACAATTATGGTCCATGGCAGTTTCCCGAAAAGCTGATCCCCCTGACAGTCATCAACGCCATTGAAGGCCAGGAACTCCCGTTATACGGCACGGGTGCGAATATACGGGACTGGCTGTTCGTGCAGGATCATGCCAGGGGGCTGGTTCAGGCCATGGAACAGGGGCGCCCCGGTGAAACCTATATTCTGGGCGCGCGCCAGCCGCGCAGTAATCTGGAAGTGGTCCGGACCATCTGTAGGGTGCTTGATGAACTGCGCCCCGACCCCGCAGGCCCCCGCGAACGCCTGATCCGCTTTGTTGCTGACCGTCCCGGGCATGACTTCCGTTATGAAATCGACCCGTCATATACCCAGGAACGTCTGGGCTGGACCGCGACGCACAGTTTTGAAGACGGTATCCGCCGTACGATCATGTGGTATCTGGACAATCGCCACTGGTGGGAGGCCATTCGTGCGCGCCGCTATGCTGGCCACAGGCTGGGCCAGAAGAATTGTGCCGTCATTGCCGAAGGAACAGTGAATTCATGA